The Dyadobacter sp. 676 DNA window CCTATTGCTTTCCGCTCGCGGGCATCAGGGCGTTCACTGTCGTAGGCCGCACGCTCACCTTTTCCGGAAATATGTGGGATGAGTACGAAAAGGGGCTTTTTAAAAAGTATCAGGAGATGGGCATCCCGGACGACGTATACGAACGCTCCATAGCATACGGCGACACCGTAGCAAAGCATGTGATGGCCTACGCCGCCAAAGATCATTACAAAGAGATACGCGGATACCGCTATACGGTCACCAATAAACCCGGTAGCTGGGTGCCGACGCCCCCCCGCCTACGCCGACGCCTGCGAACCTATGTGGAATACCGTTAGGACCTTCGCACTCGACTCGGTGACGCAATTCCGTTGTCCGCCGCCTGCGAAATACGATCTGGCCAAAAACAGCAAGTTCATGCAGCTGGCCATGGAGGTTTACAACATCGGTAACAATCTGACCGAGGAGCAAAAGGCAACCGCCTATTTCTGGGACGACAATGCATTTGTAACCAATGTGGTAGGCCACGCGATGTTTGCCAATAAAAAAATGACCCCGGCCGGTCACTGGATGGCGATCGTAAGAACGGTAGCTTCCGACAAAAAGCTTGATTTAATGCAGTCGGTAGAAGCCTATACCCTTGGCGCGCTGGCAATCTACGACTCTTTCATTGCCTGCTGGGACGAGAAATACCGAAGCGTGCGTATCCGCCCTGAAACCGTGATCAACAACAACTGGGACCCTAACTGGCGGCCGTTCCTCGAAACCCCCGCGTTTCCCGAATATGTAAGCGGCCACAGCTCCATTTCGGCCGCCTGTGGCGTCGTGCTCACGCACTTGCTAGGCGATAATGTAGCTTTTACGGATACGACCGAAAAAAAATACGGCCATGGCACCAAGTCCTTCAAGTCATTTGAAGAAGCTTACTGGGACGCGTCGATCAGCCGTGTTTATGGCGGCATCCACTACCGCGACGGCGTCGAGGAAGGGACGCATCTGGGTCAAAAAATAGGTGAAAACGTGTGGCAGCGGGCCATTACCCGCCGAAACCGGAACGTTCTCGCACAAAACCGCAAGCAATAACTTTATACGTGATCCGCATTGTAATGCAGCCCGATGTTTTCGCGTCGGGCCATTGCCATTTTGATGATCAGGTACGAAACCGAAATCATGTTCCGAAGCTCGCATATCGCGACGGAGACCTTCGACTCACGGTAAAGCTGCTCGTGCTCCTGATGCAGGAGTTCGAGGCGGTCGTAGGCGCGTTTCAAACGGCGGTCGGTGCGCACAATGCCCACATAGTTGGACATAATGCTGTTCAATTCCCGGGTCATTTCGGTCACAAGCACTTGCTCCTCGGGGTGCGTCGTGCCCGAATCGTCCCATTCGGGGATATTTTGGGGAACCACCGCATTTTCAAAATTGGCGATCGTGCTCTCATATGCCCGATGCCCGAAAACAACCGCTTCCAATAGCGAGTTGGATGCGAGCCGGTTGGAGCCATGCAATCCGGTGCAGGCGCACTCCCCTACCGCGTACAGGAACTCGATGTTGGTTTTCCCCCACTCGTTCACGCGCACGCCTCCACACATGTAATGCTGTGCAGGCACGACGGGGATCATGTCTTTCCGCACATCGACGCCTTGTTGCAGACAGTATTCGGTGATATTCGGGAAATGCTCCACGAATTTTTCGTAATCGCAATGCCGGACGTCGAGGTACACATGGTCGACCCCGTTTTTCTTCATCTCGGAGTCGATGGCCCGCGCCACGATATCGCGCGGGGCAAGCGACAGGCGGCTATCGTAGTTTTCCATGAAAGTACTCCCGTCGGCCCTTTTCAATATACCTCCAAACCCACGCACGGCTTCGGAAATGAGAAAGGAAGGCTTCTGCCCCGGCTGGTAAAAGCTGGTGGGGTGAAACTGGATGAACTCCATGTTATCACAAATGCCTTTGGCGCGGTAAGCCATGGCAATGCCGTCGCCGGTCGCGATGGTTGGATTGGTCGTACTTTGGTAGATGTTGCCGATACCGCCGGTAGCCAGCATGGTAGTTTTCGCCAGAAACTTCTCGACTTCGCCGGTCTGACGGTTCAAAACATACGCACCGAAGCATTTGATATCTTCCCGGTAACGATAGACGGTTTCGCCTAAATGGTGCTGGGTGATCAGCTCCACTGCATAGTAATGCGTGAAAATCTGGATGCTCTTATGCCGGTTGACCTCTTCGAGCAATGCCCGCTCGATTTCCGCCCCGGTAATGTCTTTAAAATGCAGAATGCGGTGGTCGGAATGCCCTCCTTCCTTTGCCAAATCATATTCACCTCCCTTTTCCTTGTCGAAACGCGTTCCGTAGTCGATTAGCTCCTGAATGCGTTCCGGCGCTTCCCGCACCACGATTTCAACGATATTCCTTTTATTGACTTCATCTCCTGCGTCCATCGTGTCCTGAATATGCTTTTCGAACGAATCGGATTCCGCCCAAACGACCGCAATGCCGCCCTGGGCATACTTGGTGTTGGTTTCATCCGCCTGGACCTTGGTGATCACGGCGATGGACACTTCCTGTTTCAGTTCATCGAAATGGCGGGCTAATTTGGCTGCATAGCTAAGTCCGGCGATTCCCGAACCGATAATCAGAAAATCAAATTGGGGCATAATTTCAGGAATAGGGTTTTTATATCGGGTGTCAGATGCCTTTGCTCAGTTCCAGCATGCGTGCTACGGAATCATAAGCTTTCAGGCGGATATCCTCGGGAACGAAGATTTCCGGCTGCTCGTACAGGAGCGCATTGTAAACCTTTTCGAGGGTATTCATTTTCATATAAGGGCATTCGGAGCAGGCGCAGGTGTTGTTATCGGAGCCGGGAGCCGGAATCAGCTTCTTCTCAGGCACCGATTGCTTCATTTTATGCAAAATACCTGCCTCGGTAGCAACAATAAACTTGTCGTGGCTCGATTCCTTCACGAATTTCAGAAGGCCCGTCGTAGAGCTTACGAAATCCGCCTGTGTCAGAATATCTTCCTTGCATTCCGGATGGGCTATCAGCAATGCATCCGGGTTTTCGGCGCGGAGCTGCGCGAGTTTTTCTCTTGAAATATCAATGTGTACAATACAGGCCCCATCCCAAAGCACCATATCGCGACCGGTTTTGTGGGCTACATAACGGCCCAGGTTCGCATCCGGTGCAAAAATGATCTTCTGATCTTTTGGCAGGCTTTCCACGATCTGCAATGCATTCGAAGAAGTACAAACGATATCGGTGAGCGCTTTGATCTCCGCGGAGCAGTTGATGTAGCTGATCACGATATGATCCGGATATTGCGCTTTGAATGCGGCAAACTTGTCGGCCGGTGCAGAATCCGCCAGCGAGCAGCCTGCATTGAGGTCGGGGATCACTACCTTTTTATTCGGACTGAGGATCTTGGCCGTTTCGCCCATGAAGTGCACGCCGCAAAAAACGATCATGTCCGCATCGGTTGCCGCGGCTTGCTGCGAGAGGCCCAGACTGTCGCCAATGTAATCGGCCAGGTCCTGGATTTCAGCATCCACATAATAATGCGCGAGAATTACCGCATTCTTTTCTTTTTTGAGTCGATTGATCTCCGCCACCAGATCGATTTCCTCCGTGATCGCCTCCGTCACATAGCCGTAGCGGTTAACCTGCGCTTCAATTGTAGTCATTATGGTGAATAATTGGCTTTTATTAAATACTAAAATCCATGCCGAATTTACGATATTAAACCAATGAAAAGCAAAGAAAGTGCGGCAGCCGCGCTAAAACAAAAGCCGTCGGGAACGGTCCCGACGGCTTTTTATGTCCTATGAATGTAATATCTTAGAAAATCCAGCGGAAGAATGCGTACAGTGTTCCCGACAGCAACATGCTCACCGGAAGCGTCAACACCCACGCAATCACAATGTTACGGATCGTACCACCTTGGAGGTTTTTAACCCCTTTGCTAGCTACCATTGAACCCGCGATACCGGACGAAAGCACGTGCGTTGTACTTACCGGAAGCCCCATATAGGACGAAACCCCGATCGTACTCGCCGCTACAAGCTCCGCCGAAGCACCTTGCGCGTAAGTCAGATGCTGCTTACCGATCTTCTCTCCGATCGTGACCACAATCCGCTTCCAACCTACCATTGTTCCGAGGCCCAGGGAAAGCGAGATCATGAGGATCACCCAGTCGGGAGCGTAATCGGTGTACCTTCTGATACCGTGTTCGCTGCCGGATTGCTTCTTCAAAAATGCGAGATCCGCCGCATTCAGGTTAGCCTGACCATTGTCGAGAATTGTTTTGATATTGCGGCTCACGAGCAACAGGGAGCGACGCGCTTCCATACGTTCCTCTTTTGGAAAACGGTGCTCGGGCAGCGGGTGGCTTATCTGCGCCTGCAAATGCGTCAGCTCGGATTTAACTGTACTCAAATGCTGGCGGTCCGAGATCGACAGCCGCGTCGAATCGATGCGGTTAACCGCCTGTTCGATGCCTGCCAGGTCGGCTTTCATTTCAATAGGATCTTTGGAATTATCCAATGCAAAATGCGCAGGAACGATACCGATCAGGATCAGCATCACCAGCCCGACCCCTTTCTGGCCATCGTTGGAGCCGTGAAAAAAGCTCACCAACGTACAGGTCAGGATCAGAATCCCCCGGATCCAGATCGGCGGTGCTTCGTTCTTCTTGGGCTCGCTGAAAACGACCTCGCGAAGCGGCTTGGACAACGACCTTCTTAATATGAACATGATAATGATCGCGAGCGCAAAACCGAAGATCGGCGACGTGAGCAACGACATGAAAAGTTCCTGAGCTTTCGTCCAGTTCACTCCGGTACCTTGCGTATTCTCAGGCATCAATGTAAATGCAAGACCAACGCCCAAGATCGATCCGATGAGCGTGTGGGAGCTCGAACTCGGCAGGCCGAAGTACCACGTTCCCAGGTTCCAGATAATGGCACTGAAAAGCAATGCAAACACCATCGCCGCACTATGGTAGACGTTCTGATCGATCAGCAGCTCTACGGGAAGCAGGTTTACAATCCCCATCGCCACCGCGATCCCTCCGAAGAACACGCCGCAAAAGTTCATGAAACCCGACCATACTACCGCTACATTCGGTTTCAGGGAATTGGTGTAAATAACCGTCGCCACCGCGTTGGCGGTATCGTGGAAACCATTAACAAATTCGAATGCACATGCCGCTAAAATACTAAAAGCGAGGAGGAGGAAAATGTCGGTTTCAAGACCAAACATAAAAGAAGTTGATAGGTTGAATTATTGACGCAAAACTACTTATAAACGACCTACCCAATGTTAAGAAATTGTTAAGTCGGGTTAATCTTAGGTTGTTTCTTTGTTGGCCAACTGCCCGCAAGCGGCATCAATATCCTTGCCCCTGCTCCTCCTAACATGCACCGAAACGCCTCTGTCTTCCAGAAAAGCGGCAAATTTATCCAACCGGTCGGCTTCCGTATTTCTGAAATTAGCCTCCGCGATCGGGTTGTATTCAATGATATTCACACGGGCGGGAACGCGCTTGGTAAACTCCCAAAGTTCTTTCGCATCCTGCAAAGTGTCGTTGAAATTATTGAAAACAATGTATTCGAAAGTAATGCGGTTGCCGGTCTTCTTATGGAAATAGTTCAATGCCTCGGCCAGGTTATCGAGCGAGTTCGACTCGTTGATCGGCATGATCTGATTGCGCTTTTCGTCGTTGGCGGCGTGCAGCGACAATGCCAGCCTGAACCGCACCTCGTCGTCGGCCAGCTTCTTGATCATCTTGGCAATACCCGCCGTGGAAACGGTAATGCGTTTCGGCGACATATTGAGGCCTTCGGGCGAAGTGATGTATTCGATGGATTGAAGCACATTGGCATAGTTCAGCAGCGGCTCGCCCATTCCCATGTAAACAATGTTGGTTAAAGGCGCATTGAAAGTGCTTTCGGCCTGGCGGGCGATGGCTACCACCTGGTCGTATATTTCCCCGGCTTCGAGGTTCCGCTTGCGGTCCATATAACCGGTGGCGCAGAACTTGCAGGTGAGCGAGCATCCTACCTGACTGCTCACGCAGGCGGTCATGCGGTCGGCGGCGGGAATAAGCACGCCTTCCACGAGGTTACCGTCAAAAAGTTTGAATGCGGATTTGATCGTGCCGTCGTTGCTGTGCTGTTTTTTGGCAACGTCGAGCGAGTGGATCACGAAATGCTCGTTCATCAGCTGACGCGTAGCGAGCGAGAGATTGGTCATTTCGTCGAATGAATGGGCCGATTTTTTCCAGATCCATTCATATATCTGTTTTGCCCTGAAAGCCTTCTCTCCGTGTTCGGTCATCCAGGTTTTGATCTGGTCGACATTCATTTTACGGATGTCCTGCTTTTGCTGTATCGTGGTCATTTTCTCTATAATCTGTCAAACACACAGGGCATTCAACTATAATTTTCTGCAAAGGTACTGAAAGTCAATAACGAATGCTTAACCCGGAGCGAAATTCGAAAGTTCAATCGTCGAGATAATCGCGTTTCCATTCGCGGATAATGTCGGTGCCTTTGGGCATGAGCGACAATCCTTTGGTGATTACCGTAGGCGCGACGGGCACTACGAGCGGGTACAAATATGTATCAGCCGTGCGGTGCGCGGGAATTTTCACGCCGATCGCATCCACCAGCCAGAAAAACACGCTGATACCGAAAACCCACGTAAAAACGCCCACCATAGCGCCGGCAAAACTGTCGAAAGTACCCA harbors:
- the nadA gene encoding quinolinate synthase NadA yields the protein MTTIEAQVNRYGYVTEAITEEIDLVAEINRLKKEKNAVILAHYYVDAEIQDLADYIGDSLGLSQQAAATDADMIVFCGVHFMGETAKILSPNKKVVIPDLNAGCSLADSAPADKFAAFKAQYPDHIVISYINCSAEIKALTDIVCTSSNALQIVESLPKDQKIIFAPDANLGRYVAHKTGRDMVLWDGACIVHIDISREKLAQLRAENPDALLIAHPECKEDILTQADFVSSTTGLLKFVKESSHDKFIVATEAGILHKMKQSVPEKKLIPAPGSDNNTCACSECPYMKMNTLEKVYNALLYEQPEIFVPEDIRLKAYDSVARMLELSKGI
- the rlmN gene encoding 23S rRNA (adenine(2503)-C(2))-methyltransferase RlmN gives rise to the protein MTTIQQKQDIRKMNVDQIKTWMTEHGEKAFRAKQIYEWIWKKSAHSFDEMTNLSLATRQLMNEHFVIHSLDVAKKQHSNDGTIKSAFKLFDGNLVEGVLIPAADRMTACVSSQVGCSLTCKFCATGYMDRKRNLEAGEIYDQVVAIARQAESTFNAPLTNIVYMGMGEPLLNYANVLQSIEYITSPEGLNMSPKRITVSTAGIAKMIKKLADDEVRFRLALSLHAANDEKRNQIMPINESNSLDNLAEALNYFHKKTGNRITFEYIVFNNFNDTLQDAKELWEFTKRVPARVNIIEYNPIAEANFRNTEADRLDKFAAFLEDRGVSVHVRRSRGKDIDAACGQLANKETT
- the nadB gene encoding L-aspartate oxidase; translation: MPQFDFLIIGSGIAGLSYAAKLARHFDELKQEVSIAVITKVQADETNTKYAQGGIAVVWAESDSFEKHIQDTMDAGDEVNKRNIVEIVVREAPERIQELIDYGTRFDKEKGGEYDLAKEGGHSDHRILHFKDITGAEIERALLEEVNRHKSIQIFTHYYAVELITQHHLGETVYRYREDIKCFGAYVLNRQTGEVEKFLAKTTMLATGGIGNIYQSTTNPTIATGDGIAMAYRAKGICDNMEFIQFHPTSFYQPGQKPSFLISEAVRGFGGILKRADGSTFMENYDSRLSLAPRDIVARAIDSEMKKNGVDHVYLDVRHCDYEKFVEHFPNITEYCLQQGVDVRKDMIPVVPAQHYMCGGVRVNEWGKTNIEFLYAVGECACTGLHGSNRLASNSLLEAVVFGHRAYESTIANFENAVVPQNIPEWDDSGTTHPEEQVLVTEMTRELNSIMSNYVGIVRTDRRLKRAYDRLELLHQEHEQLYRESKVSVAICELRNMISVSYLIIKMAMARRENIGLHYNADHV
- a CDS encoding inorganic phosphate transporter; this translates as MFGLETDIFLLLAFSILAACAFEFVNGFHDTANAVATVIYTNSLKPNVAVVWSGFMNFCGVFFGGIAVAMGIVNLLPVELLIDQNVYHSAAMVFALLFSAIIWNLGTWYFGLPSSSSHTLIGSILGVGLAFTLMPENTQGTGVNWTKAQELFMSLLTSPIFGFALAIIIMFILRRSLSKPLREVVFSEPKKNEAPPIWIRGILILTCTLVSFFHGSNDGQKGVGLVMLILIGIVPAHFALDNSKDPIEMKADLAGIEQAVNRIDSTRLSISDRQHLSTVKSELTHLQAQISHPLPEHRFPKEERMEARRSLLLVSRNIKTILDNGQANLNAADLAFLKKQSGSEHGIRRYTDYAPDWVILMISLSLGLGTMVGWKRIVVTIGEKIGKQHLTYAQGASAELVAASTIGVSSYMGLPVSTTHVLSSGIAGSMVASKGVKNLQGGTIRNIVIAWVLTLPVSMLLSGTLYAFFRWIF